The Pseudomonas sp. HOU2 DNA window GCGCGAACTGGCGCTGCAAGGCATGGCGCCGGCCCTGAGTTATCAGGCGAAACTGCAGGATGGCAAGATTGTCTGGGTGACCGAGGACAACGGCCAGATGCACACGCTGACCAAGGAACCGGGGAGCTGGTGGCGGCGCTTCAATGCTTGGTTCAGCACCAGCGTCGGCCTCGAGCGGATGCTTTGAAAAAGCAAAAGATCGCAGCCTGCGGCAGCTCCTACAGGGAAAACGCATTCCAGTGTAGGAGCTGCCGCAGGCTGCGATCTTTTGACCTTAAGCCGTTTGCGCCGCCCCGAATGCACCTTGGCGCATCAGCAGAATCACCAATCCAAACGCCCCCGCCGCCATCAACAACGGCAACGCATGCCCGCTGATCCACTGACTGCCCGCCCCCGCCAGCAAAGGCCCGATCAGACAACCCACACCCCACAGCTGCGCAATGTGCGCATTGGCCCGCACCAGCGCATCGTCGCGATAACGCTCGCCGATCAGGATCAGCGACAGAGTGAACAAGCCACCGGCACTGGCCCCGAACAACACCCACAACGGCCAGATCAGCAGCGTATCGATCAGCATTGGAATCGCCAGGCTCGACAGCATCAGGATCACTGCGCAACCGGTGAACAACGTGCGTCGCGACAGATAATCCGCCAACGCGCCAATCGGCAGCTGCAGCAGCGCGTCGCCGACCACCACGGTGCTGACCATCGCCAACGCAATCTCGGCGGTGAAGCCCTGCTGCAGGCAATACACCGGCAACAACGTGAGGATCATCGCCTCGAACGCGGCGAACAGTGACACCGCCCAGGCAATCGCCGGCAGCTCGCGGGCAAAACCCCACAGATCGCTGAACGTCACGCTGCTGGACTCACTGCTCGGCGCACCGCTGCGGCCCATCAACAGCAATGGCGAAACCGTCAGCAGCCCGACCCCGACCCAGAACCCATAATCATGTTCAGTGCCCAGCGCGCCCAGCAGCAGCGGACCAGACAGTTGGCTCAATGCATAACTGCTGCCATACAGAGCGACCAGGCGCCCGCGCCAGTTCTCCACTACCAACTGGTTGATCCAGCTCTCGCCGAGGATGAATACGATGGTCAGAATCACCCCGATCATCAGGCGCAGCACCAGCCATACCGGATAACTCGGCAACAGCGCCAGCAAGCCGATCGACAACGCCCCGGCCCACAGGCACAGGCGCATGAGGTTGGCGGTGCCGAAACGTGCCGCCAGATGACTGGAAATCTTCGCCCCCAGCAACACGCCAATGGCCGGCATCGCCGCCATCACACCGATGGCAAAAGAACCGTAACCCCAGCCCTCCAGGCGCAACGACACCAGCGGCATGCTGACCCCCAGGGCCAGACCGACACTCAAGACAGACGCCAACACGGCGAAATACGTCGCCCAACGCATGGTCCACGCTCCTGTGGATATTTTTATGTGCGCCACAAAACCAAATGTGGGAGCAAACCCTGTAGTGAGGGGATTCATCCCGACAGGTCGCGCAGCGACCTCAAAACCTGCACCATCAGATGCAATGGTTTTGCGACTGCTTCGCAGCCGATCGGGGATAAATCCCCTCACCACAGAGACTTGCTCCCACAGGGAGCTCTGTTCGATTCGGGAGCCTGATTCACTCAGGCTCCCATCAACGATTTACAGCTTGATCCACGTCGCTTTCAGCTCGGTGTACTTGTCGAACGCGTGCAGCGACTTGTCGCGACCGTTGCCCGACTGCTTGAAGCCGCCGAACGGTGCGGTCATGTCGCCACCGTCGTACTGGTTGACCCACACGCTGCCGGCGCGCAGCGCTTTGGCAGTCAGGTGCGCCTTGGAGATGTCCTGAGTCCATACCGCGGCGGCCAGGCCATACGGCGTGTCGTTGGCGATCTGGATCGCTTCTTCGGCGGTATCGAAGGCGATGACCGACAGCACCGGGCCGAAGATCTCTTCCTGAGCGATCTTCATCGCGTTGCTCACACCGTCGAAAATCGTCGGCTCGACGTAAGTACCGCCGGTTTCCTGGAGGATGCGCTTGCCGCCCGCCACCAGTTTGGCGCCATCGCTGTGACCGGATTCGATGTACGACAGCACGGTGTTCATCTGCTGGGTATCGACCAGCGCACCAACGTTGGTCGCCGGATCCAGCGGGTTGCCCGGCTTCCAGGTTTTCAGCGCCTCAATCACCATCGGCAGGAATTTGTCCTTGATCGAACGCTCGACCAGCAGACGCGAACCGGCGGTGCAGACTTCGCCCTGGTTGAAGGCAATGGCACTGGCGGCGGATTCGGCAGCGGCTTGCAGGTCCGGCGCATCGGCGAAGACGATGTTCGGGCTCTTGCCGCCGGCTTCCAGCCACACGCGCTTCATGTTCGATTCGCCGGAGTAGATCATCAGCTGCTTGGCGATCTTGGTCGAACCGGTGAACACCAGGGTGTCGACATCGTTGTGCAGCGCCAGCGCCTTGCCAACGGTGTGGCCGTAGCCCGGCAGCACGTTGAGCACGCCTTTTGGAATGCCGGCCTCAACGGCCAGCGCAGCGATGCGGATGGCGGTCAGCGGGGACTTTTCCGACGGCTTGAGGATCACCGAGTTACCGGTCGACAGCGCCGGGCCGAGTTTCCAGCAGGCCATCATCAACGGGAAGTTCCACGGCACGATGGCGCCGACCACGCCCACCGGCTCGCGGGTCACCAGACCCAGTTGATCGTGCGGCGTGGCGGCGACTTCGTCGTAGATCTTGTCGATCGCCTCACCGCTCCAGCTCAGCGCTTGCGCCGCGCCCGGGACGTCGATGTACAGCGAGTCGCTGATCGGCTTGCCCATGTCGAGGGTTTCGAGCAACGCCAGCTCTTCAGCGTGCTGCTTAAGCAGGCTGGCGAAACGAATCATGGTGGCTTTGCGTTTGGTCGGCGCCAGGCGCGACCAAACGCCGGAATTGAAGGTGGCGCGGGCGTTTTCCACGGCGCGCTGGGCGTCGGCGGCATCACAGCTGGCGATCTTGCCCAGCAGACGGCCATCGACCGGACTGATGCACTCGA harbors:
- a CDS encoding MFS transporter, which gives rise to MRWATYFAVLASVLSVGLALGVSMPLVSLRLEGWGYGSFAIGVMAAMPAIGVLLGAKISSHLAARFGTANLMRLCLWAGALSIGLLALLPSYPVWLVLRLMIGVILTIVFILGESWINQLVVENWRGRLVALYGSSYALSQLSGPLLLGALGTEHDYGFWVGVGLLTVSPLLLMGRSGAPSSESSSVTFSDLWGFARELPAIAWAVSLFAAFEAMILTLLPVYCLQQGFTAEIALAMVSTVVVGDALLQLPIGALADYLSRRTLFTGCAVILMLSSLAIPMLIDTLLIWPLWVLFGASAGGLFTLSLILIGERYRDDALVRANAHIAQLWGVGCLIGPLLAGAGSQWISGHALPLLMAAGAFGLVILLMRQGAFGAAQTA
- a CDS encoding aldehyde dehydrogenase; this encodes MTTLTRADWEQRARDLKIEGRAYLNGEYTDAVSGETFECISPVDGRLLGKIASCDAADAQRAVENARATFNSGVWSRLAPTKRKATMIRFASLLKQHAEELALLETLDMGKPISDSLYIDVPGAAQALSWSGEAIDKIYDEVAATPHDQLGLVTREPVGVVGAIVPWNFPLMMACWKLGPALSTGNSVILKPSEKSPLTAIRIAALAVEAGIPKGVLNVLPGYGHTVGKALALHNDVDTLVFTGSTKIAKQLMIYSGESNMKRVWLEAGGKSPNIVFADAPDLQAAAESAASAIAFNQGEVCTAGSRLLVERSIKDKFLPMVIEALKTWKPGNPLDPATNVGALVDTQQMNTVLSYIESGHSDGAKLVAGGKRILQETGGTYVEPTIFDGVSNAMKIAQEEIFGPVLSVIAFDTAEEAIQIANDTPYGLAAAVWTQDISKAHLTAKALRAGSVWVNQYDGGDMTAPFGGFKQSGNGRDKSLHAFDKYTELKATWIKL